ATCTGTTAAAAACTTGCTTTCTCATTCAAGTCTTGTCATTGGAATTTGAATTTGTTCATAACTTTCAGTATCCATTAAGTATGCATCACTTCCATCATTGTATAAGTATTGCATATCTTTTCTTTCGATCATTGCTTTATCAACTTTTTCTCCACCAGTGAAAGTAATTTCTACTCTAGCTCCAGTTCTTAAGTTTTTAGCTTTAACACTAACTTTTCCTTGTTGTCTTCCTGTTTTAGAGAAAGATTGTTCAATAACAACAAATAAATTACCTTCGTATATAAAAGTTGTTCCAGGACGTAAATCATTTACTGACATTTATTTTCCTTCTTTCTTTTTTAAGTTTTAATCAAAATAAATTATAGCATTTAAGCTAAAAGTTTGAAAGTTTTTCATTTAGTTTTGTCTTGTTTAAAGTGAAATACATAACTTCAAAAACAATTATTGAAACACTTAATTGAATAACATCAACTATAACCTCTTTAACAACTAGTGTATTTCTTGTTGCAATTTCTACTGAATTTCAAACAGTAAAGTATAAAAATGGAATATAAATAAAAACTAAACAACTAGCTAAAATTGCTGCTCCATGTTTTGTTAGAATCTTAGACCCAAACTTCATAAATAAAAACATTAGTATATTTATAATTATTGTTATCCCCATTGTTATTATTGAGTTTAAAGCTAGATCCATAATTGCACCATAAACAATTCCAGATACTAACATTCCATAGCCAGGTACAAAATAACAAAATGCTAAATATACCCCTGTTGTAAATTGAATAGCAACAGAATCAGTTGTAAAAAACATTGTAACTAATGATAAACTTACTAATAGCGCTGATAATAAACTAATTAAACAAATATATTTAATTGATCATCTTTTTTTATTCAAAACAGTCACCTATCTTCAAATCATTTAGATTATTTAACTTGTAATTATTTGCTTCAATCATTTTTTTGCCTGTTCTTTGAATTAATAAAATTAATATTTGTTGATCTAAAGTCTGCACAATAATTCCTTCATTATTAATATCAAGAATTGTTCCTGGTTTTTGATTAATAACTTTTTGATTAATAACTTTTGCCTTTTCAATCTTATATCTTTCTTGACCTTTAAAAGTATGTGCAATTGGTCTTGGTGCTAAACTTCTAATGTGATTTCAAATGTTAATAGCTGAATCATTTCAATTAATTTTTTCTTCTTCTGTTGTAATATTTTTTGAAAAAGTAACTTCTTCTTCAACTTGAGGAATTGGTACTAATTCATTATTATATATTTTAATTAAGTTTTCTTTAATCATTTTTTGCCCAAGTACAGCTAACTTTTCAAACATTGTTCCAGAATTATCTTCATCTGTTATTTTTATTGCTTCTTGAATATAATAATCACCAGCATCCATTTTCTTAACCATTTTCATAATTGAAATTCCAGTTTGAGAATCACCATTTTTAATAGCATATTGAATTGGAGCACCACCACGATACTTTGGCAATAAACTTCCATGAATATTGATTGAATCTATTTTTGGTAATTCAAGAATTTTAGTTGGCACAAATTGCCCATATGCACAAGTTACAATAAAATCACACTCATATTGTCTAATTTCATCAAAAGCTTCTAAGATTTTAATTGGTTGAATCACTTTTAGATTATTTTTTATTGCTACTTGTTTAACGGGTGTAGGCATTAACTCTTTTTTTCTTCCAACAGGTCTATCTGGTTGAGAAATAACTAATTTGACTTCCACATTTTTCATTTTAATTAAAGTTTCAAG
This window of the Mesoplasma chauliocola genome carries:
- the efp gene encoding elongation factor P, which produces MSVNDLRPGTTFIYEGNLFVVIEQSFSKTGRQQGKVSVKAKNLRTGARVEITFTGGEKVDKAMIERKDMQYLYNDGSDAYLMDTESYEQIQIPMTRLEWESKFLTDGLMIKMTEFDGEVLGISLPDKVELEVTEAEAAVKGDTTSGALKKAVVETGLEIMVPLFVNIGTRVIISTTDGKYSGRAQ
- the fmt gene encoding methionyl-tRNA formyltransferase, whose amino-acid sequence is MDKIKVIFCGTPQIGASILETLIKMKNVEVKLVISQPDRPVGRKKELMPTPVKQVAIKNNLKVIQPIKILEAFDEIRQYECDFIVTCAYGQFVPTKILELPKIDSINIHGSLLPKYRGGAPIQYAIKNGDSQTGISIMKMVKKMDAGDYYIQEAIKITDEDNSGTMFEKLAVLGQKMIKENLIKIYNNELVPIPQVEEEVTFSKNITTEEEKINWNDSAINIWNHIRSLAPRPIAHTFKGQERYKIEKAKVINQKVINQKPGTILDINNEGIIVQTLDQQILILLIQRTGKKMIEANNYKLNNLNDLKIGDCFE